A region from the Lolium perenne isolate Kyuss_39 chromosome 4, Kyuss_2.0, whole genome shotgun sequence genome encodes:
- the LOC127346970 gene encoding uncharacterized protein gives MSVFLTDYLRNQEVDFIGLQETIKTDYSPAFFRRFDHMNEFECRWIPSIGRGGGILGGFRSSKFDICKTEVGRFYIKITLLDKKIQMKWNLIIVYGAAQLDDKEDFLIELGNVCSDQELPLLIGGYFNIIRFPSEKDKIMRRNRWTDMFNAIINCHGLRELYLSGGQYTWSNNQQDPTLEKLDRFLMNDAWETLFPLTTVHKLVREVSDHNPLILDTMEQKDKAVRDFKFEKAWLQEDFMSRVSRAWQIPVRDLDSLGKIQQKLKNVKKDLKGWGANLKVRDIKRKKEINSELEEIERRNTGSRDPERNGSFRVILFGLATDSGIRLDNHIWSAVDTTSDEERETMDRNFSEEQVKNSIDQIENNKAAGPDGIPAEFYKECWDIIKVDMMIAFHDFHRHAIDLKKINYGIIKYKPICLLQVLFKIFTKVLTIRAIPIMNKVIHPCQTAFIKVRYITDGVALLQEVLREAKFRKQQGVVLKIDFEKAYDKVNWDFLFDCCRQKGFSENWLIWIKKAVVEGTLSVKVNEKVGPYFGSHKGVRQGDPFAPFLFNMAANIVANMVSVAQQNGLFVGLADNIITRGVADDTILLIQDDLEQARNLKQLLYLFEAMSGKICVEYYGKGCGATDMPGSFTQFFWWFPNLTPASRNVQIAGLAAICLHNAADERNIKAGADNLLRLAAAATATSSSNGGSSGGRTLAIMDAVPVERGEDDMETDDDARNG, from the exons ATGAGTGTGTTTCTGACAGATTACCTCAGAAATCAGGAGGTTGATTTTATTGGTCTGCAAGAAACAATAAAGACAGATTATTCTCCTGCTTTCTTCAGGAGATTTGACCATATGAATGAGTTTGAATGTAGATGGATTCCTTCTATTGGCAGAGGTGGTGGGATTCTGGGTGGCTTTAGGTCATCCAAGTTTGATATTTGTAAGACTGAGGTTGGcagattttatatcaaaattaCTCTTCTAGATAAAAAAATACAGATGAAATGGAATTTGATCATTGTCTATGGAGCTGCTCAACTAGATGACAAGGAAGATTTCTTGATTGAGCTGGGAAATGTCTGCAGTGACCAAGAGTTACCTCTGCTCATTGGGGGATACTTTAACATCATTAGATTCCCTTCAGAAAAAGATAAAATCATGAGGAGAAACAGATGGACTGATATGTTCAATGCCATCATCAATTGTCATGGTTTGAGAGAGCTATATCTGTCAGGTGGACAATATACTTGGTCTAATAATCAACAAGATCCTACTCTGGAAAAACTTGACAGGTTTTTGATGAATGATGCTTGGGAAACTTTGTTTCCCCTCACCACAGTTCATAAGCTTGTCAGGGAGGTGTCAGACCACAATCCCTTGATTCTTGATACTATGGAACAGAAAGATAAAGCTGTCAGagattttaaatttgaaaaagctTGGTTGCAAGAAGATTTCATGAGCAGAGTTTCCAGGGCTTGGCAGATTCCTGTTAGAGATCTTGACAGCCTGGGAAAAATACAGCAGAAACTAAAGAATGTCAAGAAAGATTTGAAAGGTTGGGGAGCAAATTTGAAAGTAAGAgatatcaaaagaaaaaaggagatTAATAGTGAGCTGGAAGAAATTGAAAG GAGAAATACTGGCAGCAGAGATCCAGAGAGAAATGGCTCCTTCAGGGTGATT CTTTTTGGCCTAGCTACTGACTCTGGTATCAGATTAGACAATCACATTTGGTCTGCTGTTGATACTACCAGCGATGAGGAGAGAGAGACAATGGATAGAAACTTCAGTGAGGAACAAGTAAAAAATTCCATTGACCAGATTGAAAATAACAAGGCAGCTGGACCTGATGGTATCCCAGCAGAGTTCTACAAAGAATGCTGGGATATTATTAAGGTAGATATGATGATTGCCTTCCATGATTTTCATAGGCATGCAATTGATTTGAAAAAGATTAATTATGGCATTATAAAATACAAACCAATTTGTCTTTTGCAAGTCCTTTTCAAGATCTTCACAAAAGTTTTAACTATTAGAGCAATTCCAATCATGAACAAGGTGATACATCCTTGCCAGACTGCTTTCATAAAAGTAAGATATATTACTGATGGGGTTGCTCTGCTGCAAGAGGTTCTGAGAGAGGCAAAGTTCAGAAAACAACAAGGAGTTGTGCTGAAGATTGATtttgaaaaagcctatgataaagtCAACTGGGATTTTCTGTTTGACTGTTGCAGGCAGAAGGGATTCAGTGAAAATTGGTTGATCTGGATAAAAAAAGCAGTTGTTGAAGGAACTCTCAGTGTGAAAGTTAATGAAAAAGTTGGTCCATACTTTGGCAGTCATAAAGGGGTCAGACAAGGAGATCCCTTTGCCCCCTTCCTGTTCAACATGGCAGCTAACATCGTTGCTAACATGGTCTCTGTGGCACAGCAGAATGGACTCTTTGTTGGTTTGGCTGACAATATTATCACTAGAGGAGTTGCTGATGACACAATCTTATTGATTCAAGATGATTTGGAGCAAGCTAGAAATCTCAAGCAGCTGTTATATCTCTTTGAAGCCATGTCTGG CAAAATATGTGTGGAGTACTATGGCAAGGGCTGTGGGGCAACTGACATGCCTGGGAGTTTTACTCAATTCTTCTGGTGGTTCCCTAATCTGACTCCTGCTAGCAGAAATGTTCAGATAGCTGGCCTGGCTGCGATTT